From the Phycisphaerae bacterium genome, one window contains:
- a CDS encoding type II secretion system F family protein: protein MPSFSYRAMTVEGQDVSGVIEATDRAEALRELVTRGTCVTELAERDERSLLGFSRREGCERIRIRSKQVAVLTRQLATSLEAGLPLMSALHVVGSEIDHSPTRTLLCRLGQRVQEGASFSDALAEHPKVFSPMYVRLARVGETGGMLDLVLGQLADMLERAADLRERVKTASIYPAILTVVGLASIAVIVTFIVPRILESLGTDAVSLPLTTRMLMAISDFVGAYWWLLLGGAVAVSAGFRQIVLRGPGRPGWDALKLRMPVLGRLIRQTEAARFARSLGILTKAGVSITTAMAVVLDTLQNTVIRNAVSELARSIQGGESIAMPLQRSGLFPPLLVQMVRVGENTGRLDEMLLRSANVHESEAKLTLDRLVAVLPVLLILVLACAIGFIAGGLILAIVEFQSMGVGGMPGR, encoded by the coding sequence ATGCCCAGCTTCTCGTACCGGGCGATGACAGTGGAAGGGCAGGATGTCAGCGGGGTCATCGAGGCGACGGACCGCGCCGAAGCGCTGCGCGAACTGGTGACCCGGGGAACCTGCGTGACCGAGCTCGCCGAGAGGGACGAGCGGTCTCTGCTCGGTTTCAGCCGCCGCGAGGGCTGTGAACGGATTCGCATCCGATCCAAGCAGGTGGCCGTCCTGACTCGGCAGTTGGCCACTTCGCTGGAAGCCGGGCTGCCTCTGATGAGCGCCCTTCATGTGGTGGGAAGCGAGATCGACCACTCCCCCACACGAACCCTGCTTTGCCGGCTGGGGCAGCGTGTGCAGGAAGGGGCGAGTTTCTCCGATGCCCTGGCCGAACACCCCAAGGTGTTCAGTCCAATGTACGTTCGCCTGGCCCGGGTGGGCGAAACCGGGGGCATGCTCGACCTGGTGCTGGGACAGCTGGCTGACATGCTCGAACGAGCCGCCGACCTGCGTGAGCGGGTCAAGACCGCCTCGATCTACCCAGCCATCCTCACTGTCGTCGGCCTGGCCTCCATCGCGGTCATCGTGACGTTCATCGTACCCAGGATTCTCGAGTCGTTGGGCACGGATGCCGTCTCCCTGCCGCTGACGACACGCATGCTCATGGCAATCAGCGACTTCGTGGGAGCCTACTGGTGGCTGCTGCTGGGCGGGGCTGTCGCGGTCTCCGCGGGCTTCCGCCAGATTGTGCTCCGCGGCCCGGGACGACCTGGGTGGGACGCTCTCAAACTGCGGATGCCGGTTCTCGGACGGCTCATCCGGCAGACGGAGGCGGCTCGTTTCGCCCGAAGCCTGGGCATCCTGACCAAGGCCGGCGTATCGATCACGACCGCCATGGCGGTGGTGCTCGATACCCTCCAGAACACCGTGATCCGCAACGCGGTGAGCGAACTGGCCCGATCAATCCAGGGCGGTGAGTCAATCGCGATGCCACTGCAGCGCAGCGGCCTGTTCCCGCCGTTGCTGGTGCAGATGGTCCGGGTGGGCGAGAACACCGGCCGGCTCGATGAGATGCTCCTGCGCTCCGCAAACGTCCACGAATCGGAGGCCAAGCTCACCCTCGACCGGCTGGTCGCCGTGCTGCCCGTATTGCTGATTCTGGTGCTCGCGTGCGCGATCGGTTTCATCGCGGGCGGGCTGATTCTGGCTATCGTCGAGTTTCAGAGCATGGGCGTGGGAGGCATGCCGGGACGATGA